One stretch of Nitrospirae bacterium CG2_30_53_67 DNA includes these proteins:
- a CDS encoding 50S ribosomal protein L23 — protein MNDYQTLIRPLVTEKNVKLKEEENKIFFEVSPAANRIEIKKAVERAFKVKVSKVNILNQKGKRVVFKSSRGKRKDWKKAIVTLKPGERVDYLEG, from the coding sequence CTGAATGATTACCAGACCCTGATCCGGCCCCTGGTGACGGAAAAAAATGTGAAACTCAAGGAAGAGGAGAATAAAATATTTTTTGAGGTTTCTCCTGCTGCCAACCGGATCGAGATCAAAAAAGCCGTGGAAAGGGCCTTCAAGGTCAAGGTCAGTAAGGTCAACATCCTGAACCAAAAGGGAAAGCGCGTGGTGTTCAAAAGCAGCCGCGGAAAGCGCAAGGACTGGAAAAAGGCCATCGTTACCCTGAAGCCGGGAGAGCGTGTGGACTACCTGGAAGGGTAG